In one Aromatoleum aromaticum EbN1 genomic region, the following are encoded:
- a CDS encoding polyhydroxyalkanoate granule-associated phasin, whose product MTQRRPRGLSADPMLQWTNLAVRTIEMMMASAQVIGHRTTRMAGAGFAPSAKDQEEFALMGQEKFEAAAESAQAMTMHLMKLNQRLWEQTSARMVEGTTAMLSLAGSQTLGQSVERQAGLFNLVSESAQSMSKLAGSGVTLAHRGLRPIHAKATANARRLGKR is encoded by the coding sequence ATGACTCAACGCCGACCCCGTGGCCTGTCCGCCGATCCGATGCTCCAATGGACCAACCTCGCCGTGAGGACGATCGAGATGATGATGGCGTCCGCCCAGGTGATCGGTCACCGCACGACGCGGATGGCCGGCGCCGGTTTTGCGCCCAGCGCGAAGGATCAGGAGGAATTCGCGCTGATGGGGCAGGAAAAATTCGAGGCGGCAGCCGAATCGGCGCAAGCGATGACGATGCACCTGATGAAACTCAACCAGCGCCTGTGGGAACAGACGTCCGCCCGGATGGTCGAGGGCACGACTGCAATGCTGTCGCTGGCCGGCAGCCAGACCCTGGGACAATCGGTCGAGCGGCAGGCCGGCCTCTTCAACCTGGTTTCGGAATCGGCGCAGAGCATGTCGAAACTCGCGGGTTCGGGAGTGACGCTCGCACACCGCGGACTGCGGCCGATCCACGCCAAGGCGACGGCCAACGCGAGGCGCCTCGGGAAGCGGTAA
- a CDS encoding EF-hand domain-containing protein, with protein MKRKLTLTALILAAAVPMAAVAQDSGGYGSGQGTSPSRTTPSGTTPATPATPASPGERMGSGTAKDADATMFMELDRDKDGQVTKDEAKRSADLQARFDQLDTDRDGKLSMNEWNAGNKKTP; from the coding sequence ATGAAACGCAAACTCACTCTCACGGCCTTGATCCTCGCGGCGGCTGTTCCGATGGCGGCGGTAGCCCAGGACAGCGGCGGCTACGGCAGCGGCCAGGGCACGTCCCCCAGCCGGACGACGCCTTCCGGCACCACGCCCGCGACCCCCGCGACGCCGGCTTCGCCGGGCGAACGGATGGGAAGCGGTACCGCCAAGGACGCTGACGCGACGATGTTCATGGAACTGGATCGCGACAAGGACGGTCAGGTGACGAAGGACGAGGCCAAGCGCTCTGCCGACCTGCAGGCGCGCTTCGACCAGCTCGACACCGACCGGGACGGCAAGCTGTCGATGAACGAGTGGAACGCCGGCAACAAGAAGACGCCGTGA
- a CDS encoding MFS transporter, producing the protein MTTRYAIADTIREDGRIEAGSSAFRKANLAMFVGGFATFAMLYATQPILPRLAADFAVAPTTASLSVAAGTAALAAMLIPASVLSDRYGRERVMKAALVLGAIVALAAAFAADFTQLLVLRVLLGAVLAGLPAAAMAYLGEEVAPGAQGRAMGLYIAGNALGGMSGRFLVAVLTDWSSWRLALAALGFIGVIAAALFWYALPRSRHFAPRAAGLGDVLADAATLLGDRGMRSLFAIAFLMMGAFTSLYNYLGFRLQLAPFSLGQSAIGGVFMLYLVGTASSAWTGRLVDRIGRRTVLWMMILASGCGLALTLSGALPAVIAGVAVFTFGYFGAHTAASGWVSRRAHERRALAAALYLCSYYLGASLLGTLSGLAWERAAWPGVVAALALAMSIALGAAWWLRKLQPLGAPAATALNPVS; encoded by the coding sequence CAACCTCGCGATGTTCGTCGGCGGCTTTGCGACGTTCGCGATGCTCTACGCGACTCAGCCGATCCTGCCGCGTCTGGCCGCCGATTTCGCCGTCGCGCCGACCACTGCCAGCCTGTCGGTCGCCGCGGGAACGGCCGCGCTCGCAGCGATGCTGATCCCGGCGAGCGTGCTGTCGGACCGTTACGGGCGCGAGCGGGTGATGAAGGCGGCGCTGGTGCTCGGCGCGATCGTCGCGCTCGCCGCTGCGTTCGCCGCGGATTTCACCCAATTGCTGGTGCTGCGCGTGCTGCTCGGCGCAGTGCTCGCCGGCCTGCCAGCGGCGGCGATGGCCTATCTCGGCGAAGAGGTCGCTCCGGGCGCGCAAGGTCGCGCGATGGGACTTTATATCGCCGGTAACGCGCTCGGCGGCATGAGCGGGCGCTTTCTCGTCGCCGTGCTGACGGACTGGAGTTCGTGGCGGCTCGCCCTGGCGGCCCTCGGCTTCATCGGCGTCATCGCCGCCGCGCTGTTCTGGTACGCGCTGCCGCGCTCGCGCCATTTCGCACCGCGCGCCGCCGGGCTCGGCGACGTGCTCGCGGACGCCGCGACGCTGCTCGGCGACCGGGGCATGCGCAGCCTCTTCGCGATCGCGTTCCTCATGATGGGCGCCTTCACGAGCCTCTATAACTACCTCGGTTTCCGTCTCCAGCTGGCGCCGTTCTCCCTCGGCCAGAGCGCGATCGGGGGCGTGTTCATGCTCTACCTCGTCGGCACCGCATCGTCGGCGTGGACCGGCCGGCTCGTCGACCGGATCGGCCGGCGCACGGTACTGTGGATGATGATTCTCGCGAGCGGCTGCGGCCTCGCGCTGACGCTGTCGGGCGCCCTGCCCGCCGTCATCGCCGGCGTCGCGGTGTTCACGTTCGGCTATTTCGGCGCGCATACGGCGGCGAGCGGCTGGGTCAGCCGGCGCGCACATGAGCGCCGCGCCCTCGCCGCGGCCCTGTACCTGTGCAGCTACTACCTTGGCGCGAGCCTGCTCGGCACGCTCTCGGGGCTGGCGTGGGAGCGGGCGGCGTGGCCGGGCGTCGTCGCGGCGCTCGCGCTGGCGATGTCGATTGCGCTGGGCGCGGCGTGGTGGTTGCGAAAGCTGCAGCCGCTCGGGGCGCCTGCCGCAACTGCGCTCAACCCCGTGTCCTAG
- a CDS encoding MlaC/ttg2D family ABC transporter substrate-binding protein — MPMFARSLLAVVLLLASLLVAAQSKAPDALVKDVTEEVLKILSEDKQIRSGDSTRAAELIETRIAPHFDFPRMTALAVGRHWTQANEEQRSRLAEEFRTLLVRTYANALTEYRDETVTFKPMRQGPDAKEVVVQSQINKPGGQPIDLDYRLVDKGGEWKVIDVTVAGVSLVTNYRSSFNNEISSGGIEGLLKALQEKNRNPQAPASTAGGTS, encoded by the coding sequence ATGCCGATGTTCGCGCGTTCATTGCTTGCCGTTGTGCTGCTGCTTGCGTCGCTGCTGGTCGCCGCGCAATCGAAAGCGCCTGATGCCCTGGTCAAGGACGTCACGGAAGAGGTACTGAAGATCCTGAGCGAGGACAAGCAGATCCGCTCCGGCGACAGCACGCGCGCCGCCGAGTTGATCGAGACCCGCATTGCGCCGCATTTCGATTTCCCGCGCATGACGGCGCTTGCCGTGGGGCGTCACTGGACGCAGGCAAACGAGGAGCAGCGCAGCCGGCTCGCCGAGGAATTCCGCACGCTGCTGGTGCGCACTTACGCGAACGCGCTGACCGAGTACCGCGACGAGACGGTGACTTTCAAGCCGATGCGCCAAGGGCCGGACGCGAAGGAAGTGGTGGTCCAGAGCCAGATCAACAAGCCGGGCGGGCAGCCGATCGATCTCGACTATCGCCTGGTCGACAAAGGGGGCGAGTGGAAAGTCATCGACGTCACGGTGGCGGGCGTCAGCCTCGTGACGAACTACCGCAGCAGCTTCAACAACGAGATCAGTAGCGGCGGCATCGAAGGGTTGCTGAAGGCGCTGCAGGAAAAGAACCGCAACCCGCAGGCGCCCGCATCGACCGCCGGGGGAACGAGTTGA